AAGGCACTCTTTAACAACATTTTCAAAGAGTTTTTCAAGTTCATCATCGCCACCCTTTTCATATCGTTTTAGTAAAGCACTTACCTCAACTTTGAGATCAGGATCTGCTCGAAGTTTTTCATTAACTTGGAAGTATAGTTTTCCAATTTCATGATCTGGCTTTCCATTGGGATCCATCTGATAAACATGGTTTAAAATTCCCCAGACAATCATAGCAATTTGTCTTCCCATATCATTTACATAGTACTGTGTTTCTACATCGTATCCTGCTGATTTCAAAACCCGTGCAAGAGAATCTCCAATTATGGAATTTCTTATATGTCCTATGTGTAGTGGCCCATTTGGATTGGCAGATGTATGTTCAAGGATTATTTTCATATTTTTATCTTGAAGTTTTCCATAATCTTCATTAATGGAATTCAAAACAATTTCTGAGAATTTATCATTATCAACAAAGAAGTTGATATATGGTCCTTTAGAATCAACCTTTTTAAAGATATTTGGAGTCTTCAGAACACCAAGGATATCGTTGGTAATGTCCATTGGGGCCCTTTTAAGGTTTTTGGCAAGTTGAAATGAAACTGAACTTGCAACATCTCCTAAATTAGAGTTCGGTGGTTCTTCAATTCGAATGTCTTCTGGAACTTCCCAACCAAGAGTACTTATAGCTTCTTCAAGCGATTTAATTGATTCTAACATTAAAATTCTGTACATAAAATTCACCTAAGATTAGTATAACATGTTAAATAAATCTGTTCTAATAATAAAAAGTTGATTAGGGTTATTTTTCCACTAATGCAATTTATAAGGATAATTATTATAAACCTCTTATCCAAAGGGTTATATATCCTACTTTTGGGATTACAAATGGAGTATTGCCGAAACTGATTACTTTAGCCATTACCTGGTCATGATAAACAGGCGCAGGATCTTGAACTGGATTGTTATCTCCCTTTGTTGTATAATATGGAGTTCCATTTGAATCAGTTCCTGTTGCTATAATTCTATGTATAACTGGTTCTGGGAACCAAGTGGCCCTATAGATGACTATATCTCCGATCTTCAGATCGTCTGGATTAATTTCTTGTATACCTAAAAAATCTGTTTTCTCTATTACAACAACGTCTCCTCTATAAAAGACAGGTTCCATACTTCCAGAGACCACGACATTCATATGTTGCGCTAAAATTATTCCTATGATAATTATTGCCACGTAACTAAATATTTCCCGGGTATTAGACATTTTATGCACTCCTATCTTAAAACTGCTCCCTCATCTGCTGATGTGGCTAATTTCATATATCTTGCAAGGCATCCTTTAATATTCCTATCCGGTTTAATAGCTTCTTTAATTCTTTTCTTTATCTCTGCTTCAGTAACTTCGAATTCCAAGATTCTATTGGGAATATCTATTTTAATAATATCCCCATTTTTCACAGCTGCTAATGGGCCATCTGCCATTGCTTCAGGGGATACATGGCCAACACAGGGTCCACGCGTTCCTCCTGAGAATCTACCATCGGTAATAAGTGCAACAGACTTTATTTCCATTCCTGATATTGCTGAAGTAGGATTCAACATTTCTCTCATTCCTGGGCCTCCCTTGGGGCCTTCATAACGGATTACAATTACATCTCCTTCGTTGATTTCTCCTTTAAAGATGGATTCAACACAATCTTCTTCACTGTTATAAACCTTTGCAGGACCTTCATGCTTCATCATATCAGGATCAACAGCACCTTGTTTAATTACAGATCCTTTTGGTGCTAAATTCCCCTTGAGAACTGCAATCCCTCCTTCGGGATGTATTGGATTATCGAGAGATCTTATCACGTTTTCATCCAAAACTTTTGCATCTTTGATATTTTCTTTAAGAGAACCACCAGTGCATGTAAGAACTTCCATATCTAGTTTAGTCTCCAAAACCTTTAGAACTCCAGGTATTCCTCCGGCTTTATCTAAATCTAGCATACTATGAACTCCTGCAGGACTTATAGAGGTTATATGGGGGATTTTTTTACTAAATTCATCGAAGAGATTAAGATCAACTACTATTCCTTTCTCTGAAAGCTCATTAGCTATTGCAGGCACATGTAATGTTGTATTAGAGGAACCTCCAAGTGCCATATCGACAGCCACAGCATTTTCAAAAGCACTTTGAGTCATTATCTTTGAAGGGGTTATATCATTTTTAATTAAATTTAATATCTGTTCTCCAGATTCTCTAGCTATTCTTATCTTTTTCCCTGCAACTGCATGTGTAGTTGCACAATATGGTAAACTCA
This sequence is a window from Methanobacterium sp. SMA-27. Protein-coding genes within it:
- a CDS encoding signal peptidase I; protein product: MSNTREIFSYVAIIIIGIILAQHMNVVVSGSMEPVFYRGDVVVIEKTDFLGIQEINPDDLKIGDIVIYRATWFPEPVIHRIIATGTDSNGTPYYTTKGDNNPVQDPAPVYHDQVMAKVISFGNTPFVIPKVGYITLWIRGL
- the ilvD gene encoding dihydroxy-acid dehydratase; the protein is MRSDTIKKGFQRAPHRSLLRACGVTDEEMDRPFIGVANSFTDIVPGHIHLNTVAKAVKTGINNAGGVAFEFNTMAICDGIAMNHEGMRYSLASREIVADTVESVAMAHQFDGLVLIPTCDKIVPGMLMAAARLDIPSIVVTGGPMLPGEFKGKSVDLINVYEAVGAVSAGKMSEEDLLELEQCACPGPGSCAGLFTANTMACITEAIGMSLPYCATTHAVAGKKIRIARESGEQILNLIKNDITPSKIMTQSAFENAVAVDMALGGSSNTTLHVPAIANELSEKGIVVDLNLFDEFSKKIPHITSISPAGVHSMLDLDKAGGIPGVLKVLETKLDMEVLTCTGGSLKENIKDAKVLDENVIRSLDNPIHPEGGIAVLKGNLAPKGSVIKQGAVDPDMMKHEGPAKVYNSEEDCVESIFKGEINEGDVIVIRYEGPKGGPGMREMLNPTSAISGMEIKSVALITDGRFSGGTRGPCVGHVSPEAMADGPLAAVKNGDIIKIDIPNRILEFEVTEAEIKKRIKEAIKPDRNIKGCLARYMKLATSADEGAVLR